From a region of the Alnus glutinosa chromosome 1, dhAlnGlut1.1, whole genome shotgun sequence genome:
- the LOC133866358 gene encoding pentatricopeptide repeat-containing protein At3g20730 encodes MVGKFDSLCNSCLISIRYQYFRGSEMPILRKMVSWTMQSAKPVSCVRAITTFTPKCSIPVASSTPSLVLDSYCGRNAHEDVYSKNRIIDDWIKSGQLNSALKLFDEMPLCDVVTYNLLISGHGRYGLQKQALYLYAEMVLIGMRESPSTFSCVLDICSDAEFYKEGIQVHCRVLMLGFSLNLFVGSSLVDLYMHMGLHDVALKLFNELPDRNLAIWNLVFRGYCELHRPDELLGLCSKMALDNVEPNGLTFCYLFRGCSNEKLLDEGKQLHCHAVMVGLVESNIFVANALVDFYSACGSLIDARKSFETIPLEDVISWNSIVSAHADNGLLVDAVKLFSTMQFQGKRPSIRSFLGFLNLSSRTKNIHLGKQIHSYVLKLAYDNGSIHIQSALINMYGKCGDIESSVTIYESVPERTLECCNSLMTSLLHCGITEDVVEMFGLMVDEGVPLDEVTFSTTLKALSVSASTSLARCRLLHCCAIKSGCESDTAVGCSLIDAYSRCGHVDLSRLVFDKIPSPNVICFTSIINGYARNGMGIEGLELLQELVQKGLKPDGVTFLCALTGCSYSGLVEEGGLLFNSMKTLHGIDPDRRHYSCMIDLLGRAGLLDEAEELLQRARGKGDSVMWSSLLRSCRVHGNEIVGRRVAKTLMELEPENPAVCLQASNFFSEIGEFQTSTQIRNIAMSREIGRSLIEVNSCC; translated from the coding sequence ATGGTGGGAAAGTTtgattctttatgcaattcatgTTTAATAAGTATTCGCTACCAATATTTTCGTGGTTCAGAGATGCCGATTTTACGTAAAATGGTCTCATGGACCATGCAAAGCGCCAAACCCGTGTCCTGTGTCCGAGCCATAACAACCTTTACACCGAAGTGCAGCATACCCGTAGCTTCATCAACGCCTTCTCTGGTGTTGGACTCATATTGTGGAAGGAATGCTCATGAGGATGTTTACTCAAAAAACCGAATTATTGATGATTGGATCAAATCTGGGCAGCTAAATTCTGCGCTCAagttgtttgatgaaatgccgcTTTGTGATGTTGTTACCTATAATTTACTGATTTCTGGACATGGGCGATATGGGCTTCAAAAACAGGCTCTTTACCTCTATGCTGAAATGGTTCTAATAGGAATGAGAGAAAGTCCATCAACGTTTTCCTgtgttttggatatttgtaGTGATGCGGAGTTCTATAAAGAAGGAATTCAAGTTCACTGCAGGGTGCTGATGCTTGGCTTTAGCTTGAATTTGTTTGTTGGGAGTTCGCTTGTTGATCTTTATATGCATATGGGGCTTCATGATGTAGCTTTGAAGCTGTTTAATGAGTTGCCAGACCGAAATTTGGCCATATGGAATCTGGTATTTCGTGGGTATTGTGAACTGCATCGGCCAGATGAGTTATTAGGATTGTGCTCTAAAATGGCATTGGATAATGTGGAGCCAAATGGTCTtacattttgttatttatttcgtGGATGCAGTAATGAGAAACTTTTAGATGAAGGAAAGCAGCTGCATTGCCACGCGGTTATGGTTGGATTGGTAGAATCAAATATATTTGTTGCTAATGCTTTGGTGGATTTTTACTCCGCTTGTGGGAGTTTAATTGATGCAAGGAAATCATTTGAGACTATTCCATTGGAGGATGTGATTTCATGGAATTCAATTGTTTCAGCGCATGCAGATAATGGTTTATTGGTTGATGCTGTCAAATTATTTTCCACAATGCAGTTTCAAGGGAAGAGGCCATCAATTCGATCTTTTTTAGGTTTCTTGAATTTGTCTAGTCGGACCAAGAATATTCATCTTGGGAAGCAGATTCACTCTTATGTTCTAAAATTGGCGTATGATAATGGAAGCATACATATCCAATCTGCTTTGATCAATATGTATGGAAAATGCGGTGATATTGAGAGTTCGGTAACGATATATGAAAGTGTTCCGGAGAGAACATTGGAGTGCTGTAACTCATTAATGACTTCATTGTTGCACTGTGGCATCACTGAAGATGTGGTTGAGATGTTTGGTTTAATGGTTGATGAGGGAGTTCCACTTGATGAAGTCACTTTCTCCACAACACTGAAGGCATTGTCAGTTTCTGCCTCGACAAGCTTGGCCAGATGCAGATTGCTACATTGTTGTGCAATAAAATCAGGTTGCGAATCTGATACTGCAGTTGGATGTTCTCTGATTGATGCATATTCGAGATGTGGTCATGTTGATCTTTCTCGTCTGGTTTTTGACAAAATTCCTTCACCAAATGTTATTTGTTTCACGTCTATCATCAATGGGTATGCCCGGAATGGAATGGGAATAGAAGGACTTGAATTGCTTCAAGAACTGGTCCAAAAGGGCCTGAAACCCGATGGAGTGACATTCTTGTGTGCATTAACAGGATGCAGCTACTCGGGGCTGGTTGAAGAAGGAGGGTTGCTGTTCAATTCAATGAAAACACTACATGGAATTGACCCTGATAGGCGGCATTATTCATGTATGATAGATCTGTTAGGCCGTGCAGGTTTGCTTGATGAAGCTGAAGAGTTGCTGCAACGAGCACGGGGAAAGGGTGATAGTGTGATGTGGAGCTCATTGCTGCGAAGCTGCCGGGTCCATGGGAATGAGATAGTGGGGAGGAGAGTAGCAAAAACCTTGATGGAGCTTGAACCAGAGAATCCTGCAGTTTGTTTGCAAGCTTCAAACTTCTTTTCTGAAATTGGGGAGTTTCAAACCTCAACACAAATTAGAAACATTGCTATGTCAAGGGAGATCGGTCGTAGTTTAATTGAGGTAAACAGTTGCTGTTAA
- the LOC133866367 gene encoding uncharacterized protein LOC133866367, translating into MGSEGPKAVTIHVTGFKKFQGVAENPTESIVNNLKDFVERRGLPPGATLGSSTVIETAGDGALPLLYQTLESGVSRTTSNEQVVWLHLGVNSGALKFAIEKQAVNEATFRCPDELGWQPQQVPIVSEDGETSRARETSCCTEEILKFLKKKGFDVTISDDAGRFVCNYVYYHSLRLAEQKGHKSLFVHVPLFSRINQETQMRFVASLLEAIASTC; encoded by the exons ATGGGATCTGAAGGACCAAAGGCGGTCACCATTCATGTAACTGGATTTAAGAAGTTCCAAGGGGTTGCTGAAAATCCTACAGAGTCAATTGTTAATAATCTGAAGGATTTTGTTGAAAGGAGAGGATTGCCCCCTGGTGCTACTCTTGGAAGTTCTACTGTTATTGAGACAGCTGGAGATGGTGCCCTACCCCTGCTTTACCAGACCTTGGAATCAGGTGTCTCAAGAACTACAAGCAACGAGCAAGTCGTATGG CTACACTTGGGGGTGAATAGTGGGGCTCTAAAATTTGCCATTGAGAAGCAGGCAGTAAATGAAGCCACTTTCCGTTGTCCAGATGAGTTAGGATGGCAACCTCAG CAAGTCCCAATAGTGTCTGAAGATGGAGAAACTTCCCGCGCAAGAGAG ACTTCTTGCTGCACTGAGGAAATCCTGaagttcttgaagaagaagggCTTTGATGTGACGATATCAGATGATGCTGGCCGTTTCGTGTGCAATTATGTGTATTATCATTCTCTTCGTCTTGCAGAACAGAAGGGTCACAAATCTTTATTTGTCCATGTGCCTCTATTTTCGAGAATCAATCAAGAAACCCAGATGCGTTTTGTAGCCTCCCTTTTGGAAGCTATTGCTTCTACATGTTAA
- the LOC133858407 gene encoding probable polygalacturonase At1g80170 produces MDKLFLVTFLGLLIAAQSVAGNMIYDNIGVLEELESLDFEEENEVEASPIPSWTSERGSKVLVNVDSFGAAGDGVSDDTQAFQKAWVVACSTAKSVLLVPQGRRYLVNATRFKGPCSDELVIQIDGTIIAPDEPKKWDPNSPRIWLGFYKLNGVLFQGGGVIDGSGSKWWASSCKKNKTNPCRGAPTALTIDTSSAIVVKGLTIKNSQQMHFVIARSDSVRVSRVLVSAPGDSPNTDGIHITESTNVVLQDCKIGTGDDCISIVNGSSNIKMKRIYCGPGHGISIGSLGKDNSTGIVTKVVLDTAIFQETTNGVRIKTWQGGSGYVRGVRFQNVRMENVSNPIIIDQFYCDSPSACQNQTSAVNISQIVYRNISGTTMSEKAMKFACSDAVPCRNIVLSNINLEKKDGTVETYCNSAQGFGYGVVHPSADCLSSQDKEECIVSSQLEENADVAETSREDIVHTEL; encoded by the exons ATGGATAAATTATTCTTGGTTACCTTTCTTGGTTTGCTGATAGCGGCTCAAAGTGTTGCAGGAAACATGATATATGACAATATTGGTGTGCTTGAGGAACTCGAAAGCTTGGactttgaagaagaaaatgaggtgGAAGCTTCCCCTATCCCGTCATGGACAAGTGAACGTGGTAGCAAGGTTCTTGTGAATGTGGATAGCTTTGGTGCTGCTGGAGATGGAGTTTCTGATGATACCCAG GCTTTCCAAAAAGCATGGGTGGTTGCCTGCTCTACAGCAAAATCTGTTCTTTTGGTGCCTCAAGGACGACGTTATCTAGTTAATGCAACAAGATTTAAAGGTCCATGCTCAGACGAATTGGTTATCCAG ATTGACGGAACTATAATAGCACCAGATGAGCCAAAAAAATGGGATCCAAATTCGCCACGAATATGGCTTGGTTTTTATAAACTGAACGGAGTCCTCTTCCAAGGAGGTGGAGTCATTGACGGCTCGGGCAGCAAATGGTGGGCATCATcttgcaaaaagaacaagacaaAC CCTTGCAGAGGGGCACCAACA GCACTAACTATAGATACAAGCTCAGCTATAGTGGTAAAAGGCCTCACTATCAAGAACAGCCAACAGATGCATTTTGTTATTGCCCGGTCTGATTCCGTGCGAGTTTCCCGAGTCCTAGTCTCGGCTCCAGGAGACAGTCCCAACACTGACGGAATTCATATCACTGAATCAACTAATGTTGTTCTCCAAGATTGCAAAATTGGAACAG GGGATGACTGCATCTCAATCGTCAATGGTAGCTCCAATATCAAGATGAAGAGAATCTATTGTGGACCAGGGCATGGAATCAG CATTGGAAGCCTTGGGAAGGACAACTCCACTGGTATAGTAACGAAGGTCGTCTTGGATACAGCAATCTTCCAGGAGACAACCAACGGCGTCAGGATTAAGACTTGGCAG GGAGGTTCTGGATATGTTCGTGGAGTACGTTTCCAAAATGTGAGGATGGAAAATGTATCAAACCCCATTATTATTGATCAGTTCTACTGTGATTCTCCAAGCGCTTGTCAAAACCAG ACGtcagcagtgaatataagccaGATCGTCTACAGGAACATTAGTGGGACTACAATGAGTGAAAAGGCCATGAAATTTGCTTGCAGTGACGCAGTTCCCTGCAGAAACATAGTCCTAAGCAACATCAACTTAGAGAAGAAAGATGGCACAGTAGAGACCTACTGCAACTCTGCCCAAGGCTTTGGCTACGGAGTTGTGCATCCTTCAGCTGACTGCCTATCTTCCCAGGACAAGGAAGAATGCATCGTTAGCAGTCAGCTGGAAGAAAATGCTGATGTTGCAGAAACCAGCAGAGAGGATATTGTTCATACTGAGCTCTAA